The DNA region aattctaaccattttcaaaaggaaaaatatcACATTCTAAGGCTCCACTGTTGTCACCTGTTGCCATTCCCCATCAACTGCTTCCTTCCACAATGTCACATTGTTGTTCCCATCAGCCACAGCCAATATGTTTCCTGTCAATGACCATGAGACCCTCCAAACAGGGGTGTTGAAATCATTCAAAACCTTGCCTTCCCACTGATCCCCCTCTTTCGCCACGGTCCATATAATCACTTTACCGTCCTGTGATGCACTAGCAATGGTAGATTTAGGGAGCCCTAAATTGGGTGCCCAAGCAACATCTCGAACCCAATCCGTGTGCATCTGAAGAGCAGGGAAGCAGTCCATCTTCCAGAGTCCATTGTTTAGCTTCCATACCTTCACAGTATTATCACAACCACCAGAGCACAGCTTCTGTACAGGATCAAGCAGCCCTGCACCGACAAGGGCTCCGGGTGCCATCGATGGTGCCCATGACACCGAAGTGACACCAACTGGATGAGCCTGATCAATTCTCGCAGTGTCCCAGCCACCATCTGCTCTTGCAGTCAAAACAGATATATTCCCATCAGACGAGCCACAAGCCAAGCAGAGACCCAACTCATGAGGCGCCCAAGCAACCGAATTCACAGATGACTTGTGGTCGTCAAACACATGAGCTTGAGTCCATTCATTTTGGTTGCCCTCCTTCCAAACAATGACACGGCCATCATAGGAACAAGACGCAAGTAGAGAACCAAACTTAGGGTGAGCCCACACCACTTGCCATACAGGTCCTTGGTGACCGGTCAAGGTTGCTAGATGCTGAGAGGCCGAGTTGCTCACCCCAATTATCTTGATTGTGTGATCTGATGAAGCCGTGGCCAGCCTCTTACCATAGTAATCCATTGCAACATCATGGACCGTGTCTTGATGACCCGTTTCAACCTTCTGAGAAGGCATATTTCCGCTATCAACACAAACATAATGCAAACAGTTAGTTCCAAACAACCATTTGCAAATGAACTAACTAACCTAAAATCTAACTTAAAACAAAACTAAACTAAACCCTGTGTTAACTAGTCACGTCCAATGTTGAAAAGGTAAAACAAATCTCAAATAAAAGACAGTGAAGGATCAACAAAAGCATAAGCATAAGATTTAATACAATATATTTTCCAAGTAAACAACAATTCAAGCTTCAAAAAACAATTCACTTTACATAATTACGAATCCATCAACAAAACTATAATACCCAAAAGTAAAATCCTATTCACACGCAGATGAAAAGCTGAAAACCCAGACAATTTTTCTGATTTTGCAAAAAATTTCACCGAATATCTCATTGGAAAAAATGAAACGACAATTCATGCGACTCTTGATCGGTAAATGATCACAGAATCGCGAACAATtcgaaaaattaaaaacacaaaaaaatatgggaaaaatgatttttctttaaaaaaaacatctagCGAAAACAATTGGAGAAAATCACGTAAAGGAATTTAAATGAGAAAATTGTCCCTAAGAGAAATAGATTTCTAATGATCAGGGAAGAATCGTGAAATGGATACGAATCTAAAGATCTAAGTTGAAATTTCAACAGATCGAGAGAGATGATAGAGAAGGAAcctgagaagaagaagaagaagaagaagaagagtgagAAAGTGAGGGAACCAACGGCGATGGCCGGAGCTGAGTCGACGGTGGCGCGAGATGGACTCGCCGGTGAGTGTAAGATGAGATCTAACGATTAACGAATAAGAAACTGAGAAACTGAAAaatgagagaagagaagaagtgCTGTCGTTTTgtccttttgttttgtttttatgggATCTCACTGTCCTAATCCTTTGGGCTTTCTGGCCCAGTTAAGCCAACCCGTAACTTTAAGCCCGGCACCTAAACCAGATTCGTTGACCTTCTTGACCCAAACAAAAGActcgtgcaaaaaaaaaaaaaactagagccAGATTCAACTATAAAacgaaattaaataataataattaaaactatgGAAAGAAACCCGTTATTctcagttaatttttttttatgataaaaagtaCATGTgccttaattatttattttacttttttttttaaaaaaaggaaaggataaACCCATAATAGAGGCCATGCAACCCCTATACAAACccttaattatttctttatgtATTTTAGTATACTAGGTTCACTTGTCTGTATTTAGGTAACAACAAactacaaataaatattttaaggggTAGATatgaagataatttttttgtaattgtatatatatcaaatgaacaattaaatattaaatgtataaattttgAAGATTTGATGTTGAACCActtcaaatttataatacaaattaattaaatgattattaGGAGGTAGAAGGGGTCAAATACTAAATTCCTTAAATATGAAGTCTATCACACTCTTTCTAATACAACACTCCTTTATACTcctgaaaattttcaaaattaagaaaatttaataaatctaaacataaatttgtaatgatacctttttttttacaaaatttataatggtCATTATACCTAGTGCACTAATATAAGATCCATTGGAATGTAAAAGTTGAATCACAACCTTCTGGTTTGAAACTTTGACGTTTTGCTGGTTAAGCCAACACTAATTagattaataaacaataaaaaaaagtgacataGAAGactatgaattaattaaaatcaaccGCTAACCTAATGCCTTACACTCCCCCGCATATGCGTCTACAAGCATAAATTTGACCGTAACCAATACTATTGATTATGATTTAGCGAAAACGAAATGAGTTATAACATTAATTGGATTTGACCTACTACATATAGAGTGCAGGGTCAATGgggaaccaaaacaaaaaaacaaaaacctttTTTGACATGatcaacaatataaaataaaacttgtttGGCTGAAGAAGCCTATGAATACATTTATAGTCCATCTAATttagagtttttatttttattttctgtgtttgatttttttaattcttataaattatatttattttgtctttttttttgtccttaaactgatttaaataatatttttttacttttcaaaaaatattgtcTAAAACAGACAAAAATTGCAggatgaaaagtaaaaaaattaaaatatgtttttattcctaataaatatttaaattttataattgttatttgataaattttttctttcagtttttaataaaataataattttattttttatttttaatactttttttagttCCCAATAAactatcaaattttatatttgtttcttgatatttttttttttggcatttgtCTTTTTAATAACAATTTACATGAATCTGAACGTGAAAATCATAGCTATTTGTCGAATATTTGTCGAATGTCTCAACTTGGAGTGATGATTGGATTAGGACCTGGCAATATTTAACTTTCTTGAAAATTTATCAGTAGTATAGATAATTAAGGTGGATTTAGTTAGTACGGAGTCACCTTCATTGTTCCATTTACTTAATAATTCTTCCTGATTTTCTCCTCTCCATGTGGGTATAACTACTAAATtgtaatgaaaaagaaattgatgTTATACAGAATGATATTTGAAGAAGTATTCTATTGATGACTTTGAAAATTCACtaacaatttttctttccattctCTTTGAAGTCCTAaatttcatatagtagaaatttaaaattcgtGACGATAAAACTAAGAGTCATAAAGTAAAATTTTTAAACAGTtcattaacattaattttttttattggtaaatattaattgttatcatatataatattttattggtaaatactatttttattagtaaaaggAATTTAAACTTACCACATTTCCTTCATTTCTTTTCCCTCCAATTCGAACCCacattaaaatgaattaaatgatatcatatataatattttagaatagagaagtatatttttttaaaaaaacattaaaggaTATAGGACAATACTGTTTTTAGTATAAACCTCAAGTATTATTAGAGTTGAATAAGGTAGGACTACTGTATGCacaacaaaactcaaaggaaaggtcaattgtatttttttctaaaaaattaaaaattctacaaATGAATTTTATTAGTAACTTTATTTTACTAGAAAAATGAAAGTTAGTTATGAaacgaaaattttgaaaaatctaTCATCAAGATTTAATGATCTCAAAATTAgcgagaaaaaagaaaatttgggaTACTAATTCATTAGATTTTAAGTCATGACTTATCTACAAATTATGAATTATCTAAAGGCTTGTTACACTACTGTAATAACTCGTATAATTAAGAACTTGAAATTCTTATTCCACATTATAAATATCGGAttctattttatcattttcaacTCACTATTTATTCGAGTGTCAAAGTCCTACCCTTTTCCAGTGATACATGTAGTTAGCTCTAGATTCTggtaagtataatttttaaatatgatacTGATTTTATGCAAGTGTATAATTCATATCGATCTTTATTGGATCCTCTTCTTGGCATTAATTCCTCCATTGATAGATCCCTTATAGTATTAGTTCTCCAATTAACCGTCTTATGAAAAAATCTTGTGTACATCTCCATAGATCTTTAAtccactttattttttatgtaacaaaTATTCATACTGTACAGATAGATATATACTTTTCAAAATTCATCACTCAACCCTCCCAATTCATCCTTCAAATCCATAGCATTAATTTGGAAATTgtggttttcttatttttgcaaGAAAATGTGGTTTCTTAAACCACTATTTTCcttccatttttttatcaaccaaAGAAAAACTGATAAATTGTGGGCATCAGAAATGCCACTGAAAAAACAAAGTACTATTTTCCTTCTATATTCAACCTTTGAGATCAAGTTGTGAGTGTGCCCTACGTGCAGTCTTAGAGAATAAGGAAGCAAAGTAAGTCGTCAACATGGTTGACCGATGAGCAGCTGGCTCCTCTTAACCTTGACGTACATGGTAACTAAGCCAAATGCTCATGAATATTGTCGAATCTTGAATACTTCATCCTATGCATGCTTCTAAAGGAATACACTTTACTaatgatttatttcatatgtAGTCTTGTTTTTAACATGTGCTTCACATCGTGTGattcatcttctttttttttagatcaTGATATTAGTACGAAGTAATAGTTTTTCCTGTCGCAACTAAACTTCGTCAAATATTATGAaggcacataaaataaatatttcttttacaaCACGATTTATTTCATGCTTAAGGATCAATAAGAATTTGAACTCTAcctcttaattaaataatacaaaccgttaattttgttaatttagttaatgaaAGTCATTGGTTGTTCTAGTCTAAAAGCATGCACATGCAGATGATAAAGTACATTTAGGATTTCCAACAActtttccctttctttgtttgGGTGCGCACTTGTCTCTCATTTAAtagctaaaaattaattattaattttgatatagaaAGAGATTGATAGGTTTTTGCCTAAGACTGAAAACATTTCgagtcaaattaaaattttaagtttcaagtttgattttaaaaaataagaaaaatatgtttatatttaacactcatttatttaatatgcccaaatttaaaaattaggatTGACTTGTAAGGAAAGTATGGAAATTAAACTTAACTTCTTTAACTcatttataatttcattaaatcataaaaaatttataatttcgtTATTTCTTCTTAATCATTCTTAAACTTATTtcaatgttattaattatttattataaaaaataattttattaaacattttcATATTAGAAATGggataaaagtataaaaaatatatttgaagataaaatatgaaatgataaattttttag from Glycine soja cultivar W05 chromosome 8, ASM419377v2, whole genome shotgun sequence includes:
- the LOC114423443 gene encoding protein transport protein SEC13 homolog B-like, whose amino-acid sequence is MPSQKVETGHQDTVHDVAMDYYGKRLATASSDHTIKIIGVSNSASQHLATLTGHQGPVWQVVWAHPKFGSLLASCSYDGRVIVWKEGNQNEWTQAHVFDDHKSSVNSVAWAPHELGLCLACGSSDGNISVLTARADGGWDTARIDQAHPVGVTSVSWAPSMAPGALVGAGLLDPVQKLCSGGCDNTVKVWKLNNGLWKMDCFPALQMHTDWVRDVAWAPNLGLPKSTIASASQDGKVIIWTVAKEGDQWEGKVLNDFNTPVWRVSWSLTGNILAVADGNNNVTLWKEAVDGEWQQVTTVEP